One stretch of Castor canadensis chromosome 14, mCasCan1.hap1v2, whole genome shotgun sequence DNA includes these proteins:
- the Hsd11b1l gene encoding hydroxysteroid 11-beta-dehydrogenase 1-like protein isoform X3, which produces MKVLLLTGLGALFLTYYWDDNFDPASLQGARVLLTGASAGVGEELAYHYARLGSHLVLSAPTEALLQKVLGNCRKLGAPKVFYIAADMASPEAPEHVVQFALDKLGGLDYLVLNHIGSTPAGMRSRSAQATRWLMQVNFLSYVQLTSLALPSLTDSKGSLVVVSSLLGRVPTSFSTPYSAAKFALDGFFGSLRRELDVQDVNVAITMCLLGLRDRASAAEGVRGVTRARAAPGPQAALAVIRGGATRASGVVFPWRLHLLRLLRGWLPRPRAWFVRQDLNVSNAAAA; this is translated from the exons ATGAAGGTGCTGCTCCTCACTGGGCTGGGGGCCCTGTTCCTCACCTACTACTGGGATGACAACTTCGACCCAG CCAGCCTCCAGGGAGCCCGTGTGCTGCTGACTGGGGCCAGTGCTGGTGTTGGTGAGGAACTGGCCTATCACTATGCACGCCTCGGCTCGCACCTGGTGCTCTCTGCCCCCACTGAGGCCCTGCTGCAGAAG GTGCTAGGGAACTGCCGGAAGCTGGGCGCCCCCAAGGTCTTCTACATCGCAGCGGACATGGCCTCCCCTGAGGCACCCGAGCACGTAGTGCAGTTTGCTCTGGACAAGCTGG GTGGGCTGGACTACCTCGTGTTGAACCACATCGGCAGCACCCCGGCCGGCATGCGGTCCCGCAGCGCCCAGGCCACGCGCTGGCTCATGCAG GTGAACTTCCTGAGTTACGTGCAGCTGACTTCGTTGGCGCTGCCCAGCCTGACAGACAGCAAGGGCTCCCTGGTGGTGGTGTCCTCGTTGCTCG GCCGCGTGCCCACGTCCTTCTCCACCCCGTACTCGGCGGCCAAGTTCGCGCTGGACGGCTTCTTCGGCTCGCTGCGGCGGGAGCTGGACGTGCAGGACGTGAACGTGGCCATCACCATGTGCCTGCTGGGCCTCCGAGACCGCGCCTCCGCCGCCGAAGGCGTCAG GGGCGTCACGAGGGCCAGGGCGGCGCCCGGGCCCCAGGCGGCCCTGGCGGTGATCCGCGGCGGCGCCACGCGCGCCTCCGGCGTGGTGTTCCCGTGGCGCCTGCACCTGCTCCGCCTGCTGCGCGG
- the Hsd11b1l gene encoding hydroxysteroid 11-beta-dehydrogenase 1-like protein isoform X1: MERMGPWGWENQGGGADSPRGERDSEHVTNYQDSFRPSEAMKVLLLTGLGALFLTYYWDDNFDPASLQGARVLLTGASAGVGEELAYHYARLGSHLVLSAPTEALLQKVLGNCRKLGAPKVFYIAADMASPEAPEHVVQFALDKLGGLDYLVLNHIGSTPAGMRSRSAQATRWLMQVNFLSYVQLTSLALPSLTDSKGSLVVVSSLLGRVPTSFSTPYSAAKFALDGFFGSLRRELDVQDVNVAITMCLLGLRDRASAAEGVRGVTRARAAPGPQAALAVIRGGATRASGVVFPWRLHLLRLLRGWLPRPRAWFVRQDLNVSNAAAA, translated from the exons ATG GAAAGGATGGGACCTTGGGGATGGGAGAAccagggaggag GAGCTGACAGTCCAAGAGGAGAAAGGGACAGTGAACATGTAACAAATTACCAAGATTCTTTCAG GCCCTCGGAGGCAATGAAGGTGCTGCTCCTCACTGGGCTGGGGGCCCTGTTCCTCACCTACTACTGGGATGACAACTTCGACCCAG CCAGCCTCCAGGGAGCCCGTGTGCTGCTGACTGGGGCCAGTGCTGGTGTTGGTGAGGAACTGGCCTATCACTATGCACGCCTCGGCTCGCACCTGGTGCTCTCTGCCCCCACTGAGGCCCTGCTGCAGAAG GTGCTAGGGAACTGCCGGAAGCTGGGCGCCCCCAAGGTCTTCTACATCGCAGCGGACATGGCCTCCCCTGAGGCACCCGAGCACGTAGTGCAGTTTGCTCTGGACAAGCTGG GTGGGCTGGACTACCTCGTGTTGAACCACATCGGCAGCACCCCGGCCGGCATGCGGTCCCGCAGCGCCCAGGCCACGCGCTGGCTCATGCAG GTGAACTTCCTGAGTTACGTGCAGCTGACTTCGTTGGCGCTGCCCAGCCTGACAGACAGCAAGGGCTCCCTGGTGGTGGTGTCCTCGTTGCTCG GCCGCGTGCCCACGTCCTTCTCCACCCCGTACTCGGCGGCCAAGTTCGCGCTGGACGGCTTCTTCGGCTCGCTGCGGCGGGAGCTGGACGTGCAGGACGTGAACGTGGCCATCACCATGTGCCTGCTGGGCCTCCGAGACCGCGCCTCCGCCGCCGAAGGCGTCAG GGGCGTCACGAGGGCCAGGGCGGCGCCCGGGCCCCAGGCGGCCCTGGCGGTGATCCGCGGCGGCGCCACGCGCGCCTCCGGCGTGGTGTTCCCGTGGCGCCTGCACCTGCTCCGCCTGCTGCGCGG
- the Micos13 gene encoding MICOS complex subunit MIC13, which yields MVARVWSLMRFLIKGSVAGGAVYLVYDQELLGPSDKSEAALRKAKEVVPPAMYQFSQYVCQQTGLQLPQLPNPPKINFPIRESWNSGIIRVMSALSVAPSKAVQYSKEGWEYVKEHTK from the exons ATGGTGGCCAGAGTGTGGTCGCTTATGAG GTTCCTCATCAAAGGCAGTGTAGCTGGGGGCGCCGTCTACCTAGTCTATGACCAAGAGCTTCTGGGGCCCAGCGACAAGAGTGAGGCGGCCCTGCGGAAGGCCAAGGAGGTGGTGCCCCCTGCCATGTACCAGTTCAGCCAGTACGTGTGCCAGCAGACTGGCCTGCAGCTACCACAG CTTCCAAACCCGCCAAAGATCAACTTCCCCATCCGAGAGTCCTGGAATTCAG GGATCATCAGGGTGATGTCGGCTCTGTCTGTGGCCCCTTCCAAGGCCGTCCAGTACTCCAAGGAGGGCTGGGAGTACGTGAAGGAGCACACCAAGTAG
- the Hsd11b1l gene encoding hydroxysteroid 11-beta-dehydrogenase 1-like protein isoform X2, producing the protein MGPWGWENQGGGADSPRGERDSEHVTNYQDSFRPSEAMKVLLLTGLGALFLTYYWDDNFDPASLQGARVLLTGASAGVGEELAYHYARLGSHLVLSAPTEALLQKVLGNCRKLGAPKVFYIAADMASPEAPEHVVQFALDKLGGLDYLVLNHIGSTPAGMRSRSAQATRWLMQVNFLSYVQLTSLALPSLTDSKGSLVVVSSLLGRVPTSFSTPYSAAKFALDGFFGSLRRELDVQDVNVAITMCLLGLRDRASAAEGVRGVTRARAAPGPQAALAVIRGGATRASGVVFPWRLHLLRLLRGWLPRPRAWFVRQDLNVSNAAAA; encoded by the exons ATGGGACCTTGGGGATGGGAGAAccagggaggag GAGCTGACAGTCCAAGAGGAGAAAGGGACAGTGAACATGTAACAAATTACCAAGATTCTTTCAG GCCCTCGGAGGCAATGAAGGTGCTGCTCCTCACTGGGCTGGGGGCCCTGTTCCTCACCTACTACTGGGATGACAACTTCGACCCAG CCAGCCTCCAGGGAGCCCGTGTGCTGCTGACTGGGGCCAGTGCTGGTGTTGGTGAGGAACTGGCCTATCACTATGCACGCCTCGGCTCGCACCTGGTGCTCTCTGCCCCCACTGAGGCCCTGCTGCAGAAG GTGCTAGGGAACTGCCGGAAGCTGGGCGCCCCCAAGGTCTTCTACATCGCAGCGGACATGGCCTCCCCTGAGGCACCCGAGCACGTAGTGCAGTTTGCTCTGGACAAGCTGG GTGGGCTGGACTACCTCGTGTTGAACCACATCGGCAGCACCCCGGCCGGCATGCGGTCCCGCAGCGCCCAGGCCACGCGCTGGCTCATGCAG GTGAACTTCCTGAGTTACGTGCAGCTGACTTCGTTGGCGCTGCCCAGCCTGACAGACAGCAAGGGCTCCCTGGTGGTGGTGTCCTCGTTGCTCG GCCGCGTGCCCACGTCCTTCTCCACCCCGTACTCGGCGGCCAAGTTCGCGCTGGACGGCTTCTTCGGCTCGCTGCGGCGGGAGCTGGACGTGCAGGACGTGAACGTGGCCATCACCATGTGCCTGCTGGGCCTCCGAGACCGCGCCTCCGCCGCCGAAGGCGTCAG GGGCGTCACGAGGGCCAGGGCGGCGCCCGGGCCCCAGGCGGCCCTGGCGGTGATCCGCGGCGGCGCCACGCGCGCCTCCGGCGTGGTGTTCCCGTGGCGCCTGCACCTGCTCCGCCTGCTGCGCGG